From a single Salinirussus salinus genomic region:
- a CDS encoding dodecin: protein MVFKKITLVGQSSESFEGAVDDAVERAEATLDNLMWVSVQNEAVELDQAEREYQAEVEVAFELEEGVGE from the coding sequence ATGGTATTCAAGAAAATCACGCTCGTGGGACAGAGTTCCGAGAGCTTCGAAGGTGCCGTCGACGACGCGGTCGAGCGCGCGGAGGCGACGCTCGACAACCTGATGTGGGTATCCGTCCAGAACGAGGCCGTCGAGCTGGACCAGGCGGAACGGGAGTACCAGGCCGAGGTGGAGGTCGCCTTCGAGCTCGAGGAGGGCGTCGGGGAGTAA
- the glpK gene encoding glycerol kinase GlpK, giving the protein MTGEPTGGDGNGIADTGGDGTYVGAIDQGTTGTRFMVFDRRGQVVANAYERHEQYYPEPGWVEHDPVEIWENTTATIREALAAADLVPDQLAAIGVTNQRETTLLWDGATGEPVHRAIVWQDRRTTDRVEELEAAGRTEWIRATTGLEPDPYFSATKLEWLLENADPIKLERTRPADVRDRAQAGEVLFGTVDSWLVWKLTGAHVTDVTNASRTMLFDIHAGEWDDDLLAEFSVPRACLPEVRPSSDGDYYGHTDPEGFLGAEVPVAGALGDQQAALFGQTCFEPGDAKNTYGTGSFVLLNTGSEAVESDHGLLTTVAFQRSGEPMQYALEGSVFVTGAAIEWLQDVGLVDAPGETAELARSVDSTEGVYFVPAFAGLGAPHWDGRARGTMVGLTRGTRREHIVRAALEAIAFRTRDVTAAMEADAGLQLNALRVDGGAVKNNFLCQLQADVLDTPIARPVVDETTALGAAYAAGLAVGYWETVDELRANWQVDAEFDPDGGYEDRYERWGAAVERSRDWADDEA; this is encoded by the coding sequence ATGACCGGGGAGCCAACGGGCGGAGACGGCAACGGGATCGCGGACACGGGCGGGGACGGGACCTACGTCGGGGCCATCGACCAGGGGACCACCGGGACCCGCTTCATGGTCTTCGACCGCAGGGGACAGGTGGTCGCGAACGCCTACGAGCGCCACGAGCAGTACTACCCGGAGCCCGGCTGGGTCGAGCACGACCCCGTCGAGATCTGGGAGAACACGACGGCGACCATCCGGGAGGCGCTGGCGGCAGCCGACCTCGTCCCCGACCAGCTGGCGGCCATCGGCGTCACCAACCAGCGCGAGACGACGCTCCTGTGGGACGGGGCGACCGGCGAGCCGGTCCACCGCGCCATCGTCTGGCAGGACCGCCGCACCACCGACCGGGTCGAGGAACTCGAGGCGGCGGGGCGAACGGAGTGGATCCGCGCGACGACGGGGCTGGAGCCGGACCCCTACTTCTCGGCGACGAAGCTGGAGTGGCTGCTCGAGAACGCCGACCCGATCAAGCTGGAGCGGACCCGTCCGGCCGACGTCCGCGACCGGGCACAGGCGGGGGAGGTCCTGTTCGGGACGGTCGACTCCTGGCTGGTCTGGAAGCTGACCGGCGCCCACGTCACCGACGTCACCAACGCCTCCCGGACGATGCTCTTTGACATCCACGCCGGCGAGTGGGACGACGACCTGCTCGCGGAGTTCTCGGTCCCGCGGGCCTGCCTGCCCGAGGTCCGCCCCTCCAGCGACGGCGACTACTACGGGCACACCGACCCCGAGGGGTTCCTGGGCGCCGAGGTTCCGGTGGCGGGAGCGCTGGGTGACCAGCAGGCAGCCCTCTTCGGCCAGACCTGTTTCGAGCCCGGCGACGCCAAGAACACCTACGGAACCGGTTCGTTCGTCCTGCTGAACACCGGAAGCGAGGCCGTCGAGAGCGACCACGGCCTGCTGACGACAGTGGCCTTCCAGCGCTCGGGCGAGCCGATGCAGTACGCTCTGGAGGGGTCGGTGTTCGTCACCGGCGCGGCCATCGAGTGGCTCCAGGACGTCGGCCTGGTCGACGCGCCGGGGGAGACCGCCGAACTCGCCCGCAGCGTCGACTCCACGGAGGGAGTCTACTTCGTGCCCGCGTTCGCGGGGCTGGGTGCCCCCCACTGGGACGGCCGCGCCCGGGGGACGATGGTCGGGCTCACCCGGGGAACCCGCCGCGAGCACATCGTCCGGGCCGCCCTGGAAGCGATCGCCTTCCGGACCCGGGACGTGACCGCCGCGATGGAGGCAGACGCCGGCCTCCAGTTGAACGCGCTCCGGGTGGACGGCGGCGCGGTCAAGAACAACTTCCTCTGCCAGCTCCAGGCCGACGTGCTCGACACCCCGATCGCCCGCCCGGTGGTCGACGAGACGACCGCGCTCGGGGCCGCCTACGCCGCCGGGCTGGCGGTCGGCTACTGGGAGACCGTCGACGAACTCCGGGCGAACTGGCAGGTCGACGCCGAGTTCGACCCCGACGGCGGGTACGAGGACCGGTACGAGCGCTGGGGGGCGGCCGTCGAACGCTCGCGGGACTGGGCCGACGACGAGGCCTGA
- a CDS encoding translation initiation factor IF-2 subunit gamma, with amino-acid sequence MSANNQPEVNIGLVGHVDHGKTTLVQALSGEWTDQHSEEMKRGISIRLGYADATLRECPGLDEPERYTVEEECPDGSASEPLRTVSFVDAPGHETLMATMLSGAAIMDGAVLVVSASEPVPQAQTEEHLMALDIIGIDNIVVAQNKIDLVDREQAQESYEQIQEFVSGTVAEDAPIVPVSAQQGVNMDLLIQAIEEEIPTPDRDPDADAELLVARSFDINRPGTTWDGLAGGVLGGSLVQGELEAGDEVELRPGREVEEGGQTEWQPVQTTARSLQAGGETVDSATPGGLLGVGTGLDPSVTKGDALAGQVAGPPGTLPPVHQQFTMDVDLLDRIVGEEAGEVEEISTGEPLMLTVGTATTVGSVTSARGGECEVALKRPVCARPGVGIAINRRVGARWRLIGYGTLQ; translated from the coding sequence ATGTCAGCGAACAATCAACCGGAGGTGAACATCGGGCTCGTCGGCCACGTCGACCACGGGAAGACGACCCTGGTCCAGGCACTGAGCGGCGAGTGGACCGACCAGCACTCCGAGGAGATGAAACGCGGGATCTCCATCCGGCTGGGCTACGCGGACGCCACGCTGCGTGAGTGTCCGGGGCTCGACGAACCCGAACGGTACACCGTCGAGGAGGAGTGTCCGGACGGCTCGGCCAGCGAACCGCTCCGGACCGTCTCCTTCGTGGACGCGCCGGGTCACGAGACGCTGATGGCGACGATGCTGTCGGGCGCCGCCATCATGGACGGCGCGGTGCTCGTGGTCTCCGCCAGCGAGCCCGTCCCCCAGGCACAGACCGAGGAACACCTGATGGCGCTGGACATCATCGGGATCGACAACATCGTCGTCGCCCAGAACAAGATCGACCTGGTCGACCGCGAGCAGGCCCAGGAGAGCTACGAGCAGATCCAGGAGTTCGTCTCGGGGACCGTCGCCGAGGACGCCCCCATCGTGCCGGTCAGCGCCCAGCAGGGCGTGAACATGGACCTGCTCATCCAGGCCATCGAGGAGGAGATCCCCACGCCCGACCGCGACCCCGACGCGGACGCGGAGCTGCTGGTCGCCCGCAGTTTCGACATCAACCGCCCGGGGACGACCTGGGACGGACTGGCCGGCGGCGTCCTCGGCGGGTCGCTGGTCCAGGGCGAACTCGAGGCCGGCGACGAGGTCGAGTTGCGCCCGGGCCGGGAAGTCGAGGAGGGCGGCCAGACGGAGTGGCAGCCCGTCCAGACCACGGCCCGGTCGCTGCAGGCCGGCGGCGAGACCGTCGATTCGGCGACGCCGGGTGGGCTGCTCGGCGTCGGCACCGGTCTCGACCCCTCAGTCACCAAGGGCGACGCCCTGGCCGGCCAGGTCGCCGGCCCGCCCGGCACCCTGCCGCCGGTCCACCAGCAGTTCACCATGGACGTGGACCTGCTCGACCGGATCGTCGGCGAGGAGGCCGGCGAGGTCGAGGAGATATCGACGGGCGAGCCGCTGATGCTCACCGTCGGCACCGCCACCACCGTCGGCTCGGTCACCAGCGCCCGCGGGGGCGAGTGCGAGGTCGCGCTCAAACGCCCCGTCTGCGCCCGCCCGGGCGTCGGGATCGCCATCAACCGCCGGGT